One window from the genome of Deinococcus roseus encodes:
- a CDS encoding glycosyltransferase family 2 protein — protein MMDLSPMFTTLLHILEVLIVAYFAFLNILYAISVLIASQEMVRTSMGGHQNLMKSQLEKGYHRPISVLVPAFNEEQTIEASVRAFLGLDYPDFEVIVINDGSSDRTLQVLLDGFELQKSEEFPSRLLPTQAIHGVYRCSRHPHLLVIDKANGGKGDALNVGITHATRPLFCAVDADSILDAEALLQVARQFLEDDHLIAVGGTVRVMNGSHVRNDVVHEMQPPRSWLERIQVVEYTRAFLAGRSTFSMMGVLLIVSGAFGLFSRKAVLDVGGYRTDTVGEDMELVVRLHRQMRDQKLNYQIRYTMDPICWTQVPQDMGMLRKQRNRWQRGLLETLWIHKSMFLNPRYGRIGMFSLPYYLLFEAFAPLLEVFGYVLTLVLLLVGHLDRTFAVLFLTMALLYGMLISLASLGIEGFMVQRYPRFGDRVKIMLASVFEQLGYRQVLVVERLIATLMLSRKRGQWDTQQRKQMEG, from the coding sequence ATGATGGATTTGTCTCCCATGTTCACCACCCTTCTGCACATTCTGGAGGTGCTGATTGTTGCTTATTTCGCGTTCCTGAACATCCTGTATGCCATCAGCGTGCTGATTGCCTCCCAGGAAATGGTCCGCACGTCCATGGGAGGTCACCAGAACCTGATGAAATCCCAGCTGGAGAAAGGTTACCACCGTCCCATCAGTGTGCTGGTGCCTGCCTTCAATGAGGAACAGACCATCGAGGCTTCTGTGCGGGCCTTTCTGGGCCTCGATTACCCGGACTTTGAAGTCATCGTCATCAACGATGGTTCCAGTGACCGGACCCTGCAGGTGCTGCTCGATGGGTTTGAATTGCAAAAAAGCGAGGAGTTCCCTTCACGGCTGTTGCCCACCCAGGCCATTCACGGGGTCTACCGCTGCAGCAGGCACCCTCACCTGCTGGTGATCGACAAGGCCAATGGGGGCAAAGGGGACGCACTGAATGTGGGCATCACCCATGCCACCAGACCTCTTTTTTGTGCGGTGGATGCAGACAGCATTCTGGACGCCGAGGCCCTCTTGCAGGTGGCGAGGCAGTTCCTGGAAGACGACCACCTGATTGCAGTGGGGGGAACCGTGCGGGTGATGAACGGGTCACACGTCCGCAACGATGTGGTCCACGAAATGCAACCCCCCAGAAGCTGGCTGGAACGCATTCAGGTGGTGGAGTACACCCGGGCCTTCCTGGCTGGACGCTCCACCTTCAGCATGATGGGCGTGCTCCTGATTGTCTCGGGAGCCTTCGGGCTCTTTTCACGCAAAGCGGTGCTGGACGTGGGAGGTTACCGCACAGACACGGTGGGAGAGGACATGGAACTCGTGGTTCGCCTGCACCGTCAGATGCGGGATCAGAAACTGAACTACCAGATCCGTTACACCATGGATCCCATCTGCTGGACCCAGGTGCCCCAGGACATGGGGATGCTTCGCAAACAGCGCAACCGCTGGCAGCGGGGCCTCCTGGAAACCCTGTGGATCCACAAATCCATGTTCCTGAATCCCAGGTATGGCCGCATCGGGATGTTCAGCCTGCCTTATTACCTGCTCTTTGAGGCTTTTGCTCCTTTGCTGGAGGTGTTCGGGTATGTGCTCACCCTGGTCCTGCTGCTGGTTGGACACCTGGACCGCACATTCGCGGTGCTGTTTCTGACCATGGCCCTGCTGTACGGCATGCTGATCAGCCTGGCATCGCTGGGCATTGAAGGCTTCATGGTTCAACGCTATCCCCGGTTCGGAGACCGGGTCAAGATCATGCTGGCTTCGGTGTTTGAGCAACTGGGCTACCGACAGGTGCTGGTGGTGGAACGCCTGATTGCGACTTTGATGCTGTCCCGCAAAAGGGGCCAGTGGGACACCCAGCAAAGAAAACAAATGGAGGGATGA